CAGTTGTAACTTCACATAAATAATCATAACCATGTCTTACCATTGCTCGTGATATAAtcaaatgactcgagatcttCGGAGGTTTTCCTGTAGATGTTTAGTTATAAGACATGCACAAGTGATTGTTAACCCATTTGTAGTTAGAACAAAATGAGCACAATCATCAACTCTTAGCATTATTGAAAGTCTCTAGACTTAGACTACTGCTTAAAGGACACAGGTGAAGCCCCATTTGATCTGGTtgtattgacacctaaattttggtgacccagttatttatttattgcatttaaaaattagggattaattttttaacccctaaaaaaattattatttaattaattgcataacatataattttggGTGCATTTACATTGGATTGGTGACGGATAGATTCGACTTGGTGGTTTTAAACTTTAATTTGGCAAGCTTGCGAATAtaacaaattggcccaagctCATATCCTCGAGGAGATTTTGCGGACTCATCTTTGCAAGACTTCAAATCTGAGAAAcaacctattgcaattttgaaaatcggtgaagaatattcatttttgcaaaggaaatctaGAGGAGatggtggaaaataaaaagtaatattgCGTGCGGAAAAGAAATCTTGTGGATATTAATTtgaagaataatataaaaaccTAATCATTGACCTATAAAATGGTTGTTCGTGTAAAGTTTTGAGGGGGtcacacattgaatatacggccgCACAAGAGGGGTTCTATTTTTTGGGATTGTTCTTGGTCTCGAGGTTTAAAAttcagcacaaaaaaaaaaacttttcttctttctttcttttcgtagggggtttcatttttgtttttttagggttttctgTTCTTTCGGggtgaaagaaaacaaaagttggGTTTCTGCATAAGGGTAGTTTatgaatttggagtttttttatgatattaactcaaataaaaattagtaattagtgtacattttattattatttaatgtaaacaaaaataaaaattaaattaaataacaaaGATACATTCGGTGAGTGGAATCTGCACGTTAGTACCATAATATATCTAGGAGTCTGCAAAGTTATGATGGTGCCGACTTTCAATCTTGTTTTGTAGCCTCTAAAGTaagctcaaaaaggaaaatttcaattttgtcttgaTGCTGCTTCTCCCCCCTTTTCTCATCAatgaattagcaaaagaaaatttcaggTCTTAGTACCGATACCGATAGATCTAAGAATTTCAGATTTATATGTTTTTGGCCAATAAATGAGTCATTCGATCtgcaagttttttttctttgacattattttgtaattaatacattcttgttcaataaaaaaaattgttgtcttagcatttttaaacatttcttgttttgttcttaatattattaaatttcatCTTTAAAAGTTTCATAGTCAATAAGGTAGCCTGTGATgttattttggaaaatcttttAAAGATGGAAGTGAAAGTTCATAAACAAGTGactatgtgaaaaaaaaatttatttacgtTTTAcattgtgttttttattttatttagattaCACTTGAATATTGATTCATAAATTTACTTGACAACATAGAAAAGAATTaagtttcttggaaatttctcttttccacGAAACTAACTTCtatgaaagtaaaatttaacaataaaaataaaagggacacccgcaatgaaagaaaaaaaaaaaaggacatccaagtttttttaattttgcagcTAAATCccacataaaaatgaaaaagctaaaaagagGAAAGTAACAAATATGGCATCACttcaaattgtaattgaattaCTGGggataattttgtcttttcatgttggatgatttttttttttttaatgttgttgGGTGAATTTAGACGGACATAGTGCTGCCCTATTTTAAATTCGGAAAAGAGGAAGCTTGTCAATATCACGCGAAAGCAGATTTGCGCGCTCTTCTGCGTCCGAAACGAGAGCCCTTCTTCTCCTAAAGCCTTGCGATTCACAAGCTCTCTGCCAAATATGGAGAGAGGCGAGCGAAGTGGGTTCTGATGATATCTCCGATGAACCGATCGAGGCGTAAGTTTCTGAAGTAATTTCTGTTTTTGCACTCTGGATTTGAAATCTGACGTGAAAATTTGAAGTGTGCAGTCTTATGAGCCGGTTAAAGTCCATGGTAGAGCAAAATGGGAAGTTCTATAAGAAGAACGAGTGTATATCGAGGTGATTCAACTTGTTATGCCTTTATCTTTGCTTGATATTCATCCAATAGATTGAGCTCGGTGGGGTTTATTTCACTGATGGGTCGATTTTCTTCCGATGGATTGAGTCTTTATTTCGCCGACAGGTTGCAGTTTGTGAAAGTCCCAGTTCTGTACCCCGTTCACACTATTTCTCATACAATCTAGTCTCTTTTCGAAGCCAAGTTCGCAGAAAGTTTGTATCTTTAATGAGATTTCTCTCGAAAAGTTAGATAGAATCAACAGAAATATGGCCCCCAAAAGTTGTCTTTGGAAATCCCACCCAAATTGTAAAGATCCGatctccactgtacacatattatccgctttggacactaaattctcacggttttgttctttttagggAAGCCTATACTACCCAAGAAACGCATGCATTTCTTATACAATCTAGTCTCTTTTCCGAAGCCAAGTTCACAAAAACTTTGTACTTTTGATGAGATTTCTCTTGAAAAGTTAAAcagaatcaaaagaaatatggcCCCCAAAAGTTGTTGGAACAATCCGATGGATACTGTGGAAATCCCATCCAAATCCTGAGAGAAAATCTTCTCTCACGAACATTTGCTGGCTGTTGGTGCATTTAGTCTCTGAATCTACTAGGTCACAGGTGCTTGTCCCAGGGCAGCTTTCATCAGTGAAATTACCTTGCCTATCAAATTTTACTGATATTGTCGATACGTAACTTCTATAAAACTTGTCGAGTTAACTGATGATTTAATTTACTAGTTGTTCAGAGTTTATCAGTATTGGCAGTATTAAGTGACTGGTAAAGTTGAATGCATGTTGGTTCATTATGTTTGTCAGCGAGTGTGGGGAAATTTTGTTCTGATTAAGCTCAAGAGCTCAGTGTTGAATCAATTCACCTTTCAATAGACATCGAGTTTGCATTGCTCTTTATTGACCATACTCTCGAGATTTTATCTATTGATGTCCGGGATGCTTGTTCTTATCTTTCCCTTTGCAGGCTGAATCAGACTCCACTAGTTGAATACTCGATAATAAGCATGCTGATAACATTAATCTTCGGAGAATACTGAATGAATcctttgcttcattttcttcttggattcAGATATCGTGTGAGAGCATGATCGCCTGGCTTTTCTCTTTATACCTATCATTTAATAAAAGACGCCCTTGATTGAGGCTTAAATGGCTCCACCTGCTTTCTCATACGCTTATATTAGCTTAATCATGGGTTAccatatttgttcaatttgcatagggttgtttaattaattaagccGATACATGTTCTATTCCAATGACAAGAACTCTTTTTGCATCGGTATATTGAACTCTTTTTTTGAGGTTTCCCCTGatcattttataatgatcatttcttatttattactttcttgcTATTTGTCCTTGGCCGGATAGTTTGATGTCTCAGATCAAGTCAATGTCTGATGAATTGAAGTCAGAACATGAGAAGAACAGGTAAATTCAAATCGATGCATGCAATTGTTAACTTTGCTTCGGGTATGATGTTTATATCTAATGGATACGTTCTTTATGTAGTCAATCTCTTGTGGAGTTACTTCAACAGAGTTTCGGAGAAGTAAGTgaggaaaaaatataatatttttattcttttgaacAAGGTCTACCTTGGTGACGTGATTTTTGCATAGAGAGAATTCACTTGATGCGTTGATGATTTGCAGTGTGAAAATAGTGTCGGAAATGCAACTGTCAAGTTCCATGAACTTAACGAGAAGTTTTGTGAGGATAAAGCTTCTCATCAGCAAGCCCCTTTGCAGGCTTTAGATGGTAACTTTATTGGTTGCAAGTTGTTTATAGGCAAAAACCATGTACATTGGGACCTTAATAATACAATGAAAATGTAGATAGAGATAAGGTTTCGCAATTTGAGAGAATGCTTGAAATACTGTATATTTCCCTAATAAATTAGCTTGTGACATATGCACCTTCATCTTAAAAGAAATATACCTAATGACCATGATTGAGTTTTCTTCGAAGTTTTCCCAATAGGATGTTTTTGGCTCATCTGATGGCATATTTGGTTATGTTGGCCATGTCCTTTCTCCATCGTATCGTCATTCGTTTGCTTCCCTagatattttttccaaatttgaggaggagaaggaaaggcTCTTCATGCAATATGAACAAATAAGTGAGTTCAGATTGTCTTCTATTAATTTCGATCCCTTAGAACTGAATCAAACTCGACTGGTATTTTATTGCTGTCATACTAAGTCTATTACTTGCTCATAACAGGAAAGAAGGAGAAGTCTATGATATCTGCAATTGCTGATAAGGTCGCCAAACTGGATAAGTCCTTGAAAATACAAAAGGAGGTATGTCATTTGTTCAAAATACGGGTTGCATTTTTTGAGTCAGTTCTGTGGATGCGCACTATAACGGGTACATATGGACCTTCTTTTTCGGGATGCAGATTGAAG
The nucleotide sequence above comes from Eucalyptus grandis isolate ANBG69807.140 chromosome 2, ASM1654582v1, whole genome shotgun sequence. Encoded proteins:
- the LOC120289474 gene encoding uncharacterized protein LOC120289474 codes for the protein MSQIKSMSDELKSEHEKNSQSLVELLQQSFGECENSVGNATVKFHELNEKFCEDKASHQQAPLQALDDIFSKFEEEKERLFMQYEQIRKKEKSMISAIADKVAKLDKSLKIQKEIEEESKLLVQTLCLCQWTPRIPP